In the Zingiber officinale cultivar Zhangliang chromosome 5A, Zo_v1.1, whole genome shotgun sequence genome, aaaagggagagattgttggtgcaatattccctaggtcaatgttgaccgggttgactgagcttgaattgagtcaagctcgagtcatgatgtttgggtttcaatgtttgacaatacatgtagacaacacatgaagattgcaggtgcaattattcATGTGGGGAGTTTGTGAAAGAAAGtcaactaggtcaaggttgattggatacttgactggaaatcctagtgagtgaagttaggtgaaagtactggtgagtgaagccaggcaaatggaaagtcctaactgggaagttaggcagaggaaagtcttggtgagtgaagccaggcagatggaaagtcctaactaggaagttaggcagaggaaagtcctaatgagtgaagccaggcaaatggaaagtcctaactgagaagttaggcagaggaaagtcctggtgagtgaagccagacagatgagaagtcctagtgagtgaagctaggcagaagggaagtcctggtgagtgaagccaggcagaagggaagtcctggtgagtgaagccaggcagaagggaagtcctggtgagtgaagccagacacaagaaaatccagatgggtcaaggttgaccagacatctggtgaaagtccaagtaggtcaaagggattgaccggatacttggcacgaggataaaagtccaagtgagtcaaagggattgaccggacacttggtgagggtgttctagtaggtcaagggtgaccggatgctaggcaaaatgaaccaacaggtcatggttgaccagatgttggtttaggaggcttgagacttgattttgggagaaatcataagctggatcgatcagccgatcgattgactcatgcccaatcgatcgaccgatcgatcgggcAAGTCTTCGCGACAAgtctcctctcaatcgatcagtggatcgattggaatgagtgcgcgatcgcacagaatagcgctggatcgatcaaccgatcgatccagagtccccaatcgatcagtggatcgattgggaagtgcgaTTTCacacgataagccttggatcgatcagccgatcgatccaagcaattcctgagaccacagaggcgctctggatcgatcagccaatcgatccaaagcctccccgatcgattgggagcaatccaatcgatcgggatccgaccgttggccagataaaggctgcaggcgtgcgattccttcggcagaactcTCGGCTacttctcccgatcttcaccagcgagcATAGAGCCTCTCCACAGGGttctcactgccagttcttgaagctcttggaggtttttccaagtcaagaggcggacctacagaaagaggaagaaagctagggttagggttctctatactcattgtaagcttttgcttgtatttgtgtatccattctctttcttcttgtagtgtgaacttgtagggcttctccgccttcggtagttaccgaaaaggagtgtttattagtggaggtgtgtgtgagtgtgtggatccttggactagtcacctcctttggaggtggataccaagtaaatctacttgttagcgttgtgtgtgttgtctcttgtatatttccgctgaaCATCTTGaaaaaacaagcaacgccgaccacgagcacgcgacgagctatttaccccccctcccctctagttacatttcggtcccaacataaaCTAATTCTAGAGAAGGGCGACTTTCTCTTATTCATCCATTGATTGAAGCCGGTAGCACAAACGAGTCCATGCTTAACATCCAATGtttcatatttttcattttaCTAGAGAAAAATGTCTTGCAGTGCAATGTAACTAAGATTCCAACTGTGGATACTTGAAAGTTTGCTAAATGCTTTTACTGCACTGGAATAATACAACTGACATAATCTAAACTGTGGCAAAAAGGTGATTGGCTCGCCCTAGTACCTCCACCAATCCGTTCCTAGGCCAATACAGAGAAGGTAAATCATAGGTAACTATTAGCCATTAGTGCAGGTGGCCAAGACATAAAAAAAGGCATGCTTGGACGTACCGAATTTCGACCCTAAAATCTCATATGATAATACTTCATGTCTTAACCACCGTAATGCACCCTCCCGAGGGACTAAATAATGATAAGAATAGCCTAAAGCTATGATTATGCAAATTACATGATCAGTATTGGTGGCAGAACTCataataaaataacaataattaaaaGGTGTAAGAGGAATTGATTCTTAATTATCTTGTGAAATTTCCATAAACAAGGCTACAACTCGGGGTGATTGATATTATTTGACCAAAacataattaatattaattatatgaCCGAAACGTGAATTGATGACTAAGAGAAACTTAATGACCAAAAATTACAGCTCTGAAGAGAATGAAGCAACATTTAGAAGTATCAACCCACTCCGAGGATGTATCAACAAATCTATACCTAACATATAAAGTACCTAGCATCAATGAGATGTCAACTTAGTTGATCGATATCTTATACAATTGATCTTACAATTTGTACCATAGTGGAATTAACTAAAGATCAGCAGCAAGTAAATCTATGATTATTAGAGAATAATCATCTCCATGCCAAATTTGATTAAcccaaaaaaaaactttctagtTTTTCAtgcttcaaatttaaaactcatgTGTACATATATACAACATTCGACTTGCCTCCCACTTCTCAAAGAACTCAATAGCTTTAGTATTCGAGACATCTGGTGTCCTGCCTTGTATCTTGATTAGCCAAATAGCATTTCCTATAAGGGGGCAAAACTGTTTCATACAAATCACCgtatctttttctattttttttataatttagataTCGAACTATTCAAATTGATTAATTATGGAGGCAGTTGCTCTATAGAATCATAGTCTCTTTCTCTATTTTTAAGAATAATTAAAGTTTtattaagagaaattttaaaaaatatcaattaaattttttactAGATAAACTAAAATTACACTTTgcctttcataatttttaaaattttaatttagtattATGCTTTCATTTTAACCCATATTTTTCATATTTCTTCATTGACTCCTCGAATAGTAAACTCTGAAACTATAAAATTGATTTAGATTAGTTCAAAGTGAATCAATTTTATACATaaatcttataaaaaaaaattttggccTTACTAACAAATTACTGTGCATGATGTattcaaaaattaattgaaattttataaataaaacaaaagattatttacttaaaaatataattaattatgaatattTATTTGTAAAGAGGAACAAATTTaaatcatgacatatcaaattgaatttattatatttagaaaattttaaataataatttgatccttaaaattttattaatatagtatttttcaaagacaCAAAACCTCCGTGAGAAGAAAATGCCATTCCAGCTTGTCCGCGGCCTGTCTCCGCGATCTCGTCTTCTGGGACTGGAACGACGCCAGCCAATCAAATTCGTTGCATTTCTCCCCGTTTGTTCTCAATCACCGTTCATTTAGTTTGCCACCCAAATGCCAGGAAATGAGAGTGCGCTTAACGGGTGAGCCGAAGTTCAGCGACGTGCCCGACTCCTAGTGGTCCTTCGTCTCCATTTACCCACAGTGCGATATAGCGGATCTCAGGTAAAGCCTGCGCGTCTACTTAATTCATTGTCTTCAGTCCTCTCACCCACGTCCCCATCCCTTTCTTTTCCCTGTCCTTTCTCTTTCTTTCGTGTTTATCGACTCCGGCTGCGGCGGACAGCGGTGAGATCCCGAGTTGGGCTTCGATTCCTTGCGGGATCGATAGGCCGGCGTCGGAGTCGGGGACGGAGGCGTTATATTGGTGAGGACAGAGGCGAGATATGTCTTTCAATTTCACTGGCACGCAGCAGAAATGCAAGGTCTGCGATAAGACTGTCTACCTGATGGATCAGCTGACCGCCGATGGCGTCGTCTTCCACAAGTCCTGCTTCAAGTGCAAGCActgcaaaggaaccctcacggTGCCGTCGCTCGTCTccgtttgttttattttatttagctTTTTCTCCTCTGGGATTTGAGTTCATGTTCAGAATAACGTAACGTTTCTTGTATGATAGTCCGCGTAGAAGTAACGAGTTTGACTAAGCCGACCTCGTCTGATTTGACTCAATAAATGGGAAAATATGGACTCCTGATCAAAGATAGATGCCGCGAGTTTGTACTCGAGCTAGTTCTGCATCGATACTATTTGATATTCGTTTTTTATGTTATACTGAAAGCGAAACAATTTTACCTCCAAATCTGTTACAGTGCTGTTAAATGTAATTCAAAGACATGTTTACTCTCTAAAACTTTTGCTACGAATTCTTGGTCATACGAATTAGTTTCCTTTCTAAATCTAttgcaacattttttttttgattttttgatcTATTTTCTTATATGGAGCAAAAACTTGTTAGGGTTTAATCTGATCTGGTAGAGTTTCCAGGTGCATGAACAATATGAAAAGACTTGAGATACGAACCGAATCTAGAACCATTATTTATAGACAGCATAGAACAACCAAGATAAATGTTCGAGTTAGAACTCAGAGTCCGCGCTGTGAATATTTAACAGCAAGGAGAAATTGCTGAATGCTGAGTGATACATTAATAGTATAGGGTTAAAATGGAACTTCTAAGTCAGAAGATAGGCCGTCACACACATCTGTTTCCAGTTTATGTTGATGAAAGATATTTTGCATAATTGCTTTATCTACACTTTAGCCCCTTTGCTGTTGTAAGTCTTGCCGCTGTATGGGAAGCTTACAAAGCTTCGGCTACACTGGTTTACAATGCCCTTAGTTATGAGACAGTATTGTAGTGTTTGCTAATCATGTTTTTCAAGATGGGAATTCCCATGCTAAATTGGGTAAAATTTCTGTGATCCTTTTTGTTCAAGGAATACATGGAAACTGCAGAAGTAATGATTATTAAGTGGAATAGCTTGTCTGCTGTTTATTTTGCTCTATCTTTCTGCTTTAGTTCTTTAAGATAAAATAGAATTGACCCATGATCCATCAATGCATTAATACAAACACTACTTGGCCCTGGGACTGGTTGGCGGGGGCGTTGGGGGCAAGCAtagtcaccttttgccaccattaATACAAACACTACAATATGATTATGTTacataactacaaataaaattcataacttggccctgggacgggttggcggcaAGCAtagtcaccttttgccaccattaATACAAACGCTACAATATGATTATGTTacataactacaaataagattcATATCTTGTAAGCAACGTTCAGGATACATTTTAGGATACACAGACATTTGAATCTCAAGGTGATACGATCTGCAGAAGTTTCACTGCAAGTTGGGTTTGGATCTTGTTTAATTCTTTTCCTTATCTCAGGATGTATTCCATGTTCCCAATCATAAGAGACgactttaataaataaaaatataggcACTGGTCTTTAGTCATTCAATTTTACTTCTGGATCTCAAATCCATAGTTAGATGACTGAGTATTGGTCACTAGTTAATGTCAAACTGTTCTGCAAAATTAGATTATCACTTATATTTACCTAACCAAgaaatccttttttttttccttttccttttccttataacCTACAATATTAGTCTAATTGATGGTGTGATTAATTGCTTGATAAGCACGCTTCTAtgtgataaaaaaattaaaaaataagcaaatatatatttataaatatatacaatatatttataaatatatacagtataatttgaaattattctatttacttgtaaaattggTAAGGAGCTGAAAAAACAGTTACTTTTCTAACTACTTGTGCTAACCTTTCAGCTGAGTACATATTCATCGATGGAAGGTGTTCTGTATTGCAAGCCTCACTTTGAACAACTCTTCAAGGAGTCTGGCAACTTCAACAAGAATTTTCTGTCACGTGAGGATCCATAATCAGTTAGAGCTAATCTGATAATACTTGCGTATATACCTGAATTTTTGCTTGTTTTTCTGCTTTCAGCTCCAAAATCAGCTGATAAAGCTCCAGAACTGGTTAGTgaaatgttcctaactactaatttctaaacaaaaattcaaGTCGCTTATCCAGCTTGTTCATAGTCTAACCATTTTTGAATCACTATATAATCTGCCTATCGTATCTGTCATTCAGACTAGATCTCCCAGTAAAGCTGCCAGTATGTTCTCTGGGACACAAGAGAAATGTGCTACATGCCGGAAAACTGCATATCCTCTTGAGAAGGTTGAACCAAATTATACTTATTCCATTAGTTTTGCTTGTCTTATAGTCGAGTGTCACATTTAGTCTGAATTTAACAAGCTTTGCTAGTttattcaaatttcaaattatgaTTGATGACCATTTTTTTATTCAAGCAAATTACCTTTAACAAAATGAGATTCTAACACCATGATTTTCCATTAAATATGttactaatattttcatgctacaACAACTACCAAATGAAGTTAGATGTCCCAACTATTTAaggtttgtgtgatcttattCCACCATTGAATTTGACATGTAAGGGTTTTTTTTGAACAAATATCAATTGTGTGGTCATATTTCCTTGGTTTCTATTGCTAACTTCAAATGTTCAACATAATCTTAACTGCTTAACTATTATTGTGCTTAATTACCTGTGGTATCTTTATTACTTTCTCCTTGTTCAACAATAAATTCAAGATATATACTTGAAAGACCTATTTCGTCACTGCATCAAAATCCCTTATATATTCATTTTGATTTAATCTTTATTGAAATTCCAGTCATTTATTACATTtagttgttaattttgaaatctttatttccaaaatcttgatttcaaAATTCAAGTTCATATTTATTCTAACTTATTATAATTTAGCATAATATCATATGCAAATAAAATACAACATGGAGGCTAATGTTAAATACACGATAAGGTCTCCTTGTTAGATGTAAAGGTATGAGCacaaatttattattaat is a window encoding:
- the LOC121980305 gene encoding LIM domain-containing protein WLIM2b-like; the protein is MSFNFTGTQQKCKVCDKTVYLMDQLTADGVVFHKSCFKCKHCKGTLTLSTYSSMEGVLYCKPHFEQLFKESGNFNKNFLSPPKSADKAPELTRSPSKAASMFSGTQEKCATCRKTAYPLEKVTVEGQAFHKSCFKCSHGGCSITPSNYAALEGILYCKHHFSQLFKEKGSYNHLIKSASMKRSPATAPDI